Proteins from one Bacteroides zhangwenhongii genomic window:
- a CDS encoding DUF805 domain-containing protein has product MFKAPFSFDGRIRRIEYFLSGIVGGIVTWIAMLLGVGTFIFGASSGSAGGSVFGLLIGLAALVASVWFSLAQGVKRLHDLNKSGWLILLMFIPIVNAIFGLYMLFADGTVGPNQYGADPKNRMPYQGQPSAVNVTVNVSREDVKVEKPVEAAPAPAETPAEEKAE; this is encoded by the coding sequence ATGTTCAAAGCTCCTTTTTCTTTTGACGGTCGTATTCGTAGAATCGAATATTTCCTGTCTGGTATTGTTGGTGGTATAGTAACTTGGATCGCTATGCTGTTGGGTGTAGGTACTTTTATTTTTGGTGCTTCCAGCGGTTCTGCCGGTGGCTCCGTATTCGGCTTGCTGATCGGTCTTGCCGCTTTGGTTGCTTCTGTGTGGTTCTCTCTGGCACAGGGTGTGAAGCGTCTGCACGACTTGAATAAATCCGGCTGGTTGATTCTGTTGATGTTCATTCCTATCGTGAATGCTATTTTCGGACTTTATATGTTGTTTGCTGACGGTACTGTAGGTCCTAACCAATATGGTGCTGACCCGAAGAACCGTATGCCTTACCAGGGACAACCTTCTGCTGTCAACGTTACGGTAAACGTATCTAGAGAAGATGTAAAGGTTGAAAAACCGGTTGAAGCTGCTCCTGCACCTGCTGAAACTCCTGCAGAAGAAAAAGCGGAATAA
- a CDS encoding serine protease: protein MKKILILPLALFFLVQGSMAQTPKWVEKAKRAVFSVVTYDKNDKMLNTGNGFFVSEDGLALSDFSLFKGAERAVVVTADGKQMPVSRILGANDMYDVIKFRVGITEKKVPALVVATAAPAVGSDAWMLPYSTQKSIACVSGKVKEVSKVAGEYHYYTLSMQMKDKMVSCPVMNAEGQVFGIAQKSSGLDTITTCYAAGAAFAMAQKINALSLGDATLRSIGIRKGLPETEDQALVYLFMASSQMSGDDYGKLLDDFIAQFPNNADGYLRRANYYIAKGKDDQSWYDKAVDDFNRALKVAQKKDDAYYNIGKMMYSYQLSKPEKTYKDWTYDTALENVRQAIAIDPLPVYIQMEGDILFAKQDYAGALAAYEKVNASNLASPATFFSAAKTKELMKSDPKEVLALMDSCIARCPQPITAELAPYLLERAQMNMAAGQARNAMLDYDAYHTAVKGQVNDVFYYYREQAALKARQYQRALDDIAKAIELNPADLTYQAEHAVVNLRVGRYEEAVRILNDMLKTDPKYAEAYRLLGLCQIQLQKKDEACGNFKKAKELGDPNVDELIQKYCK, encoded by the coding sequence ATGAAGAAGATTTTAATTCTACCTTTGGCGCTTTTCTTTCTGGTGCAGGGAAGCATGGCGCAAACCCCTAAATGGGTAGAGAAGGCGAAACGTGCGGTCTTCTCGGTCGTGACCTACGATAAAAATGATAAAATGCTGAATACCGGTAACGGATTTTTTGTCTCCGAAGACGGACTGGCATTATCCGATTTTTCTCTTTTCAAGGGAGCGGAGCGTGCGGTGGTCGTGACGGCGGACGGTAAGCAAATGCCGGTCAGCCGGATATTGGGAGCGAATGATATGTATGATGTTATAAAGTTCCGTGTAGGAATTACTGAAAAGAAAGTGCCTGCGCTGGTGGTGGCGACTGCTGCTCCGGCAGTGGGAAGTGATGCGTGGATGCTTCCTTATTCCACGCAGAAGAGTATTGCCTGCGTTTCCGGCAAGGTGAAGGAGGTATCCAAAGTGGCGGGAGAGTACCATTATTATACATTGAGTATGCAGATGAAAGACAAGATGGTGAGCTGTCCGGTGATGAACGCGGAAGGACAGGTGTTCGGCATTGCGCAGAAGTCGTCGGGGCTTGACACGATAACCACTTGTTATGCGGCAGGGGCGGCTTTTGCGATGGCGCAGAAGATCAATGCCCTTTCTCTGGGGGATGCGACGTTGAGAAGCATTGGTATCCGGAAGGGATTGCCCGAAACGGAAGACCAGGCATTGGTCTATTTGTTTATGGCTTCCTCTCAGATGTCGGGAGATGACTATGGCAAACTCTTGGATGATTTTATCGCTCAGTTCCCGAACAACGCGGACGGGTATCTCCGCCGTGCGAATTACTATATAGCCAAAGGCAAGGATGACCAGTCTTGGTATGATAAAGCCGTTGACGACTTTAACCGCGCGTTGAAGGTGGCTCAGAAGAAAGACGATGCATATTATAATATAGGTAAGATGATGTATTCTTACCAGCTGTCCAAGCCGGAAAAGACGTATAAGGATTGGACGTATGATACTGCTTTGGAGAATGTCCGTCAGGCGATAGCTATTGATCCGTTGCCTGTTTACATTCAGATGGAAGGCGATATCCTGTTTGCCAAGCAAGACTATGCAGGTGCTTTGGCTGCTTATGAGAAAGTAAACGCCAGCAATCTTGCTTCTCCCGCTACCTTCTTCAGTGCCGCCAAGACAAAGGAATTGATGAAAAGCGACCCGAAAGAGGTTTTGGCCTTGATGGATAGTTGCATTGCCCGTTGTCCGCAGCCGATAACCGCTGAGTTGGCTCCTTATCTGCTGGAACGTGCGCAAATGAATATGGCGGCCGGTCAGGCACGGAATGCCATGCTTGATTATGACGCCTACCATACCGCGGTGAAAGGACAAGTGAATGATGTATTTTATTATTATCGTGAGCAGGCGGCGCTGAAAGCCCGCCAGTATCAGCGTGCGTTGGATGATATCGCTAAGGCTATCGAACTGAATCCTGCCGACTTGACTTATCAGGCGGAACACGCGGTGGTGAATTTGCGCGTAGGCCGTTATGAAGAGGCGGTTCGTATTCTGAATGACATGCTGAAAACAGATCCGAAATATGCCGAAGCCTATCGCTTGTTGGGGCTTTGTCAGATACAGTTGCAGAAGAAGGACGAGGCTTGCGGGAACTTTAAGAAAGCTAAGGAACTGGGAGATCCGAATGTGGATGAGCTGATTCAAAAATACTGCAAATAA
- the recN gene encoding DNA repair protein RecN: protein MLRSLYIQNYALIEKLDISFDTGFSVITGETGAGKSIILGAIGLLLGQRADVKSIRRGASKCIIEARFDISAYGMRPFFEDNELEYDEECILRREVQASGKSRAFINDTPASLAQVKELGEQLIDVHSQHQNLLLNKEGFQLNVLDILAHNDTTLEKYHTCYAGWKQTERELAELVSLAEKSRSDEDYIRFQLEQLEEARLVEGEQEELEQEAEILSHAEEIKAGLYRVEQVFASDEGGLLSYLKDNLNTLNNLQKVYQPAKELAERMESAYIELKDIAHEISSQGESVEFNPARLEEVNERLNLIYSLQQKHRVQTLDELLALAEEYRVKLSDITSYDERIAEWTARKEEQFKQVKQQAALLTKARVKAAREVEKQLATRLIPLGMPNVRFQVEMGLKKEPGLQGEDTVSFLFSANKNGTLQNISSVASGGEIARVMLSIKAMIAGAVKLPTIVFDEIDTGVSGEIADRMADMMQEMGEQNRQVISITHLPQIAARGRAHYKVYKKDSDTETNSHIRRLTDEERVEEIAHMLSGATLTEAALSNAKALLNSD, encoded by the coding sequence ATGTTACGTTCACTATACATTCAGAATTACGCATTGATAGAGAAACTGGATATTAGTTTCGACACCGGCTTTTCCGTTATTACAGGTGAGACGGGAGCCGGGAAATCAATTATTCTGGGAGCCATCGGGCTGCTGCTCGGACAGCGTGCCGATGTAAAGTCAATTCGTCGCGGAGCTTCTAAATGTATCATAGAAGCTCGTTTTGATATATCGGCTTATGGGATGCGCCCGTTTTTTGAAGACAATGAGCTGGAATATGATGAAGAGTGCATTTTGCGTCGTGAAGTGCAGGCGTCCGGTAAGAGTCGGGCGTTTATCAATGATACGCCCGCTTCGTTGGCGCAGGTGAAGGAGCTGGGAGAGCAGTTGATTGACGTGCATTCACAACATCAGAATCTGTTGCTCAACAAGGAAGGCTTTCAGTTGAATGTACTTGATATTCTGGCGCATAACGACACTACGTTGGAGAAATACCACACCTGTTATGCCGGATGGAAACAGACGGAACGCGAATTGGCGGAGTTAGTCTCGCTTGCCGAGAAAAGCCGTTCGGACGAAGATTACATCCGTTTCCAATTGGAGCAACTCGAAGAAGCCCGTCTTGTGGAAGGAGAGCAGGAGGAGTTGGAACAGGAAGCCGAAATACTGAGCCATGCGGAGGAAATCAAGGCAGGACTTTACCGGGTGGAGCAGGTGTTCGCCTCAGACGAAGGCGGACTACTTTCTTATCTGAAGGACAATCTGAACACGCTGAACAATCTGCAGAAAGTCTACCAGCCTGCCAAAGAACTGGCGGAACGTATGGAGAGCGCTTATATCGAACTGAAAGATATCGCGCATGAAATCTCTTCGCAGGGTGAATCGGTGGAGTTCAACCCGGCACGGCTGGAGGAAGTGAACGAGCGTCTGAACTTGATTTATTCCTTGCAGCAGAAACATCGGGTACAGACGCTTGATGAGTTGCTGGCTTTGGCGGAAGAATACCGTGTCAAACTGTCCGACATAACTTCATACGATGAACGGATTGCCGAATGGACCGCCCGCAAGGAGGAACAGTTCAAACAGGTGAAGCAGCAGGCTGCCTTGCTGACCAAAGCCCGCGTCAAGGCTGCCCGTGAGGTGGAAAAGCAGTTGGCCACCCGTCTGATTCCGTTGGGAATGCCGAATGTCCGTTTCCAGGTGGAGATGGGATTGAAGAAAGAACCCGGATTGCAGGGAGAAGATACGGTCAGCTTCTTGTTTTCCGCCAACAAGAACGGTACATTGCAGAATATTTCTTCTGTGGCTTCGGGGGGTGAGATAGCCCGTGTCATGCTTTCCATCAAAGCCATGATCGCGGGAGCCGTGAAGTTGCCGACCATCGTGTTTGATGAGATAGATACCGGAGTTTCCGGTGAGATAGCCGACCGCATGGCGGATATGATGCAGGAGATGGGCGAGCAGAACCGTCAGGTGATCAGCATTACCCACCTGCCGCAGATTGCCGCTCGTGGACGGGCGCATTATAAGGTGTACAAGAAAGATAGCGATACGGAAACCAACAGCCATATCCGCCGTCTTACTGATGAGGAGCGGGTGGAGGAGATAGCCCACATGTTGAGTGGCGCTACTTTGACCGAAGCCGCGCTCAGCAACGCCAAGGCGCTGTTGAACAGTGATTAG
- the rlmB gene encoding 23S rRNA (guanosine(2251)-2'-O)-methyltransferase RlmB, which produces MLDKSEMIFGVRAVIEAIQAGKEIDKILVKKDIQSDLSKELFAALKGTLIPVQRVPVERINRITRKNHQGVIAFISSVTYQKTEDLVPFLFEQGKNPFFVMLDGVTDVRNFGAIARTCECAAVDAVIIPARGSVSVNADAVKTSAGALHTLPVCREQSLRSTLQYLKDSGFRIVAATEKGDYDYTKADYTGPLCIIMGAEDTGVSYDNLALCDEWVKIPMLGTIESLNVSVAAGILIYEAVKQRNNE; this is translated from the coding sequence ATGCTTGACAAAAGTGAAATGATTTTCGGCGTTCGTGCCGTGATAGAGGCCATTCAGGCTGGAAAAGAAATAGATAAAATCCTCGTGAAGAAAGATATTCAGAGTGATCTTTCCAAAGAGCTTTTTGCAGCTTTGAAAGGTACGCTGATACCCGTTCAGCGTGTTCCGGTGGAGCGTATCAACCGTATCACCCGGAAGAATCATCAGGGTGTGATCGCTTTCATTTCTTCCGTGACTTATCAGAAGACGGAGGATCTTGTTCCTTTCCTGTTTGAGCAAGGCAAGAATCCGTTTTTTGTAATGTTGGACGGAGTGACTGATGTCCGCAATTTCGGCGCGATTGCCCGTACTTGCGAATGTGCCGCCGTAGATGCGGTGATTATTCCCGCACGTGGCAGCGTGTCGGTAAATGCCGATGCGGTGAAAACATCGGCGGGAGCGTTGCATACGCTTCCCGTATGTCGTGAACAGAGCTTGCGCTCGACGCTTCAGTATCTGAAAGACAGCGGCTTCCGTATTGTGGCGGCTACCGAAAAGGGAGATTACGATTATACGAAAGCTGATTATACGGGACCGTTGTGCATCATTATGGGAGCGGAGGATACAGGGGTGTCATACGATAACCTGGCGCTCTGCGACGAATGGGTGAAGATACCGATGCTGGGCACTATCGAGTCATTGAATGTCTCCGTAGCTGCGGGTATCTTGATTTACGAGGCGGTGAAACAAAGAAACAATGAGTAA